The proteins below are encoded in one region of Manis javanica isolate MJ-LG chromosome 8, MJ_LKY, whole genome shotgun sequence:
- the DLK1 gene encoding protein delta homolog 1 isoform X1, with the protein MKWCSRGCRCARAEVWRIEVMLGSPLWKCFRVQLWGVPACAFGNKSVGTAGVTTVVAPNFQPRAQPEPLPRGVSLGVECFPACHPQNGFCQDNNVCRCQPGWQGPLCDQCVTFPGCVHGLCVEPWQCICDDGWDGNLCDIDVRACASTPCANNGTCVNLDTGGYECSCTLGFSGKGCENKDGPCVINGSPCQHGGTCVDDEGRASHASCLCPPGFSGNFCEVVTNSCIPNPCENQGICTDIGGDFRCRCPAGFMDKTCSRPVTTCATEPCLNGGSCLQHTQVRYECLCKPEFTGPTCGRKRVVGPQQVTRLPSGYGLTYRLTPGVHELPVAQPEHRVLKVSMKELNKSTPLLSEGQAVCFTILGVLTSLVVLGTMGIVFLNKCEAWVSNLRYNHMLRKKKKLLLQYNSSEDLAVNIILPEKIDMTTFSREAGAPGI; encoded by the exons ATG AAGTGGTGCTCTCGGGGGTGTCGGTGCGCGAGAGCGGAGGTATGGAGGATCGAGGTGATGCTGGGGAGCCCTCTGTGGAAATGCTTCAGGGTGCAACTTTGGGGTGTCCCCGCGTGCGCGTTCGGGAACAAGTCTGTGGGGACAGCGGGGGTGACTACCGTCGTAGCCCCAAATTTCCAACCAAGAGCCCAGCCGGAGCCCCTCCCGCGTGGCGTTTCTCTAG GAGTTGAATGCTTCCCGGCCTGCCACCCCCAAAATGGATTCTGCCAGGACAACAATGTATGCAG ATGCCAGCCTGGCTGGCAGGGTCCCCTATGTGACCAGTGTGTGACCTTTCCTGGCTGTGTTCATGGACTCTGTGTGGAACCCTGGCAGTGCATCTGTGATGACGGCTGGGACGGGAACCTCTGTGACATAG acgTCCGGGCTTGCGCCTCGACCCCCTGTGCTAACAACGGCACCTGCGTAAACCTGGACACTGGCGGCTACGAGTGCTCCTGCACCCTTGGGTTCTCGGGCAAGGGCTGTGAGAACAAGGATGGGCCCTGCGTGATCAATGG ATCCCCCTGCCAGCATGGAGGCACCTGCGTGGACGATGAGGGCCGAGCCTCCCATGCCTCCTGCCTGTGCCCCCCTGGCTTCTCAGGCAATTTCTGTGAGGTCGTGACCAACAGCTGTATCCCCAACCCGTGCGAGAACCAGGGTATCTGCACTGACATCGGGGGTGATTTCCGCTGCCGGTGCCCAGCCGGCTTCATGGACAAGACGTGCAGCCGCCCAGTGACCACCTGCGCCACTGAGCCATGCCTGAATGGGGGCAGTTGCCTGCAGCACACCCAGGTGAGGTACGAGTGTCTGTGCAAGCCCGAGTTCACCGGCCCCACCTGTGGCAGGAAGCGTGTGGTGGGCCCCCAGCAGGTCACCCGTCTGCCCAGCGGGTATGGGCTGACCTACCGCCTGACCCCCGGGGTGCATGAGCTGCCAGTAGCGCAGCCGGAGCACCGTGTCCTCAAGGTGTCAATGAAGGAGCTCAACAAGAGCACCCCCCTCCTCTCCGAGGGCCAGGCCGTCTGCTTCACCATCCTGGGCGTGCTCACCAGTCTGGTGGTGCTGGGCACCATGGGCATTGTCTTCCTGAACAAGTGCGAGGCCTGGGTGTCCAACCTGCGCTACAACCACATGCTGCGCAAGAAGAAGAAGCTGCTTCTGCAGTACAACAGCAGCGAGGACCTGGCCGTCAACATCATCCTCCCCGAGAAGATCGACATGACCACCTTCAGCAGGGAGGCTGGCGCCCCCGGCATCTGA
- the DLK1 gene encoding protein delta homolog 1 isoform X2, with protein sequence MTATAALLPVLSLLLACGRSAHGVECFPACHPQNGFCQDNNVCRCQPGWQGPLCDQCVTFPGCVHGLCVEPWQCICDDGWDGNLCDIDVRACASTPCANNGTCVNLDTGGYECSCTLGFSGKGCENKDGPCVINGSPCQHGGTCVDDEGRASHASCLCPPGFSGNFCEVVTNSCIPNPCENQGICTDIGGDFRCRCPAGFMDKTCSRPVTTCATEPCLNGGSCLQHTQVRYECLCKPEFTGPTCGRKRVVGPQQVTRLPSGYGLTYRLTPGVHELPVAQPEHRVLKVSMKELNKSTPLLSEGQAVCFTILGVLTSLVVLGTMGIVFLNKCEAWVSNLRYNHMLRKKKKLLLQYNSSEDLAVNIILPEKIDMTTFSREAGAPGI encoded by the exons ATGACCGCGACCGCAGCCCTCCTGCCCGTCCTCTCGCTCCTGCTGGCCTGCGGCCGCAGTGCCCATG GAGTTGAATGCTTCCCGGCCTGCCACCCCCAAAATGGATTCTGCCAGGACAACAATGTATGCAG ATGCCAGCCTGGCTGGCAGGGTCCCCTATGTGACCAGTGTGTGACCTTTCCTGGCTGTGTTCATGGACTCTGTGTGGAACCCTGGCAGTGCATCTGTGATGACGGCTGGGACGGGAACCTCTGTGACATAG acgTCCGGGCTTGCGCCTCGACCCCCTGTGCTAACAACGGCACCTGCGTAAACCTGGACACTGGCGGCTACGAGTGCTCCTGCACCCTTGGGTTCTCGGGCAAGGGCTGTGAGAACAAGGATGGGCCCTGCGTGATCAATGG ATCCCCCTGCCAGCATGGAGGCACCTGCGTGGACGATGAGGGCCGAGCCTCCCATGCCTCCTGCCTGTGCCCCCCTGGCTTCTCAGGCAATTTCTGTGAGGTCGTGACCAACAGCTGTATCCCCAACCCGTGCGAGAACCAGGGTATCTGCACTGACATCGGGGGTGATTTCCGCTGCCGGTGCCCAGCCGGCTTCATGGACAAGACGTGCAGCCGCCCAGTGACCACCTGCGCCACTGAGCCATGCCTGAATGGGGGCAGTTGCCTGCAGCACACCCAGGTGAGGTACGAGTGTCTGTGCAAGCCCGAGTTCACCGGCCCCACCTGTGGCAGGAAGCGTGTGGTGGGCCCCCAGCAGGTCACCCGTCTGCCCAGCGGGTATGGGCTGACCTACCGCCTGACCCCCGGGGTGCATGAGCTGCCAGTAGCGCAGCCGGAGCACCGTGTCCTCAAGGTGTCAATGAAGGAGCTCAACAAGAGCACCCCCCTCCTCTCCGAGGGCCAGGCCGTCTGCTTCACCATCCTGGGCGTGCTCACCAGTCTGGTGGTGCTGGGCACCATGGGCATTGTCTTCCTGAACAAGTGCGAGGCCTGGGTGTCCAACCTGCGCTACAACCACATGCTGCGCAAGAAGAAGAAGCTGCTTCTGCAGTACAACAGCAGCGAGGACCTGGCCGTCAACATCATCCTCCCCGAGAAGATCGACATGACCACCTTCAGCAGGGAGGCTGGCGCCCCCGGCATCTGA
- the DLK1 gene encoding protein delta homolog 1 isoform X4: protein MTATAALLPVLSLLLACGRSAHGVECFPACHPQNGFCQDNNVCRCQPGWQGPLCDQCVTFPGCVHGLCVEPWQCICDDGWDGNLCDIDVRACASTPCANNGTCVNLDTGGYECSCTLGFSGKGCENKDGPCVINGSPCQHGGTCVDDEGRASHASCLCPPGFSGNFCEVVTNSCIPNPCENQGICTDIGGDFRCRCPAGFMDKTCSRPVTTCATEPCLNGGSCLQHTQAVCFTILGVLTSLVVLGTMGIVFLNKCEAWVSNLRYNHMLRKKKKLLLQYNSSEDLAVNIILPEKIDMTTFSREAGAPGI from the exons ATGACCGCGACCGCAGCCCTCCTGCCCGTCCTCTCGCTCCTGCTGGCCTGCGGCCGCAGTGCCCATG GAGTTGAATGCTTCCCGGCCTGCCACCCCCAAAATGGATTCTGCCAGGACAACAATGTATGCAG ATGCCAGCCTGGCTGGCAGGGTCCCCTATGTGACCAGTGTGTGACCTTTCCTGGCTGTGTTCATGGACTCTGTGTGGAACCCTGGCAGTGCATCTGTGATGACGGCTGGGACGGGAACCTCTGTGACATAG acgTCCGGGCTTGCGCCTCGACCCCCTGTGCTAACAACGGCACCTGCGTAAACCTGGACACTGGCGGCTACGAGTGCTCCTGCACCCTTGGGTTCTCGGGCAAGGGCTGTGAGAACAAGGATGGGCCCTGCGTGATCAATGG ATCCCCCTGCCAGCATGGAGGCACCTGCGTGGACGATGAGGGCCGAGCCTCCCATGCCTCCTGCCTGTGCCCCCCTGGCTTCTCAGGCAATTTCTGTGAGGTCGTGACCAACAGCTGTATCCCCAACCCGTGCGAGAACCAGGGTATCTGCACTGACATCGGGGGTGATTTCCGCTGCCGGTGCCCAGCCGGCTTCATGGACAAGACGTGCAGCCGCCCAGTGACCACCTGCGCCACTGAGCCATGCCTGAATGGGGGCAGTTGCCTGCAGCACACCCAG GCCGTCTGCTTCACCATCCTGGGCGTGCTCACCAGTCTGGTGGTGCTGGGCACCATGGGCATTGTCTTCCTGAACAAGTGCGAGGCCTGGGTGTCCAACCTGCGCTACAACCACATGCTGCGCAAGAAGAAGAAGCTGCTTCTGCAGTACAACAGCAGCGAGGACCTGGCCGTCAACATCATCCTCCCCGAGAAGATCGACATGACCACCTTCAGCAGGGAGGCTGGCGCCCCCGGCATCTGA
- the DLK1 gene encoding protein delta homolog 1 isoform X3 encodes MKWCSRGCRCARAEVWRIEVMLGSPLWKCFRVQLWGVPACAFGNKSVGTAGVTTVVAPNFQPRAQPEPLPRGVSLGVECFPACHPQNGFCQDNNVCRCQPGWQGPLCDQCVTFPGCVHGLCVEPWQCICDDGWDGNLCDIDVRACASTPCANNGTCVNLDTGGYECSCTLGFSGKGCENKDGPCVINGSPCQHGGTCVDDEGRASHASCLCPPGFSGNFCEVVTNSCIPNPCENQGICTDIGGDFRCRCPAGFMDKTCSRPVTTCATEPCLNGGSCLQHTQAVCFTILGVLTSLVVLGTMGIVFLNKCEAWVSNLRYNHMLRKKKKLLLQYNSSEDLAVNIILPEKIDMTTFSREAGAPGI; translated from the exons ATG AAGTGGTGCTCTCGGGGGTGTCGGTGCGCGAGAGCGGAGGTATGGAGGATCGAGGTGATGCTGGGGAGCCCTCTGTGGAAATGCTTCAGGGTGCAACTTTGGGGTGTCCCCGCGTGCGCGTTCGGGAACAAGTCTGTGGGGACAGCGGGGGTGACTACCGTCGTAGCCCCAAATTTCCAACCAAGAGCCCAGCCGGAGCCCCTCCCGCGTGGCGTTTCTCTAG GAGTTGAATGCTTCCCGGCCTGCCACCCCCAAAATGGATTCTGCCAGGACAACAATGTATGCAG ATGCCAGCCTGGCTGGCAGGGTCCCCTATGTGACCAGTGTGTGACCTTTCCTGGCTGTGTTCATGGACTCTGTGTGGAACCCTGGCAGTGCATCTGTGATGACGGCTGGGACGGGAACCTCTGTGACATAG acgTCCGGGCTTGCGCCTCGACCCCCTGTGCTAACAACGGCACCTGCGTAAACCTGGACACTGGCGGCTACGAGTGCTCCTGCACCCTTGGGTTCTCGGGCAAGGGCTGTGAGAACAAGGATGGGCCCTGCGTGATCAATGG ATCCCCCTGCCAGCATGGAGGCACCTGCGTGGACGATGAGGGCCGAGCCTCCCATGCCTCCTGCCTGTGCCCCCCTGGCTTCTCAGGCAATTTCTGTGAGGTCGTGACCAACAGCTGTATCCCCAACCCGTGCGAGAACCAGGGTATCTGCACTGACATCGGGGGTGATTTCCGCTGCCGGTGCCCAGCCGGCTTCATGGACAAGACGTGCAGCCGCCCAGTGACCACCTGCGCCACTGAGCCATGCCTGAATGGGGGCAGTTGCCTGCAGCACACCCAG GCCGTCTGCTTCACCATCCTGGGCGTGCTCACCAGTCTGGTGGTGCTGGGCACCATGGGCATTGTCTTCCTGAACAAGTGCGAGGCCTGGGTGTCCAACCTGCGCTACAACCACATGCTGCGCAAGAAGAAGAAGCTGCTTCTGCAGTACAACAGCAGCGAGGACCTGGCCGTCAACATCATCCTCCCCGAGAAGATCGACATGACCACCTTCAGCAGGGAGGCTGGCGCCCCCGGCATCTGA